CCTTGCCGCGCTCGTTGTGCTCGTGGTAGCTCGTAAGGGCCGTCGCTATGCCGTAGCGGGCCAGGAGCCTTCCGGTGCGGCGCGTATCCTCGGCGGCCACGAGGTCCGCTTCCCCGAGGACCCGCACGGCCCTGAAGGTGATGTCCTCGAGGTTCCCTATCGGTGTGCCCACCACATAGAGCGTGCCCGGCGCCGCGGCGCCCTTCTCCTTACCTCTTCTCGAAGGCATGGGCCGCAAGGGCGATCATCACGACCGCGAAGACGGAGACGAAGGCCGTGTCGGCCCACAGGGGAAGCTCCGGGCCGAGCACGCCGCCCGGCGGAAGCAGGACGTGCTTGAACGAGTCTATGCCGTAACTCAGCGGATTCATGTACACCAGGGGCCGCAGAAAGAGCGGCAGGGTGGTCACAGGGTAGAGCGCGCCGCTGAGGAAGAACATGGGCAGCACGATGAAGTTCATTATGACGTTGAAGCCCTCGAGGCTCGTGAGGTGCGAGGCCACGAAGAGCCCGAAGGCCGTGACGGCCAGGGACAGCAGCGTTATGAAGAGGACCATGGCCGCCGCCTCGCGCAGCCCCACCTCAAGGCCCAGCACCGGCGCTATGAGCAGAAGCGCCGTGCCCTGGAAGAGCGAGAGCGCCGTGCCGCTTACGAGCTTTCCAACCACTATGGTCACCCTCGATACGGGCGCCACGAGCATCTCGCGCAGGAAACCGAACTCCCGGTCCCAGACGACCGATATGGTCGAGAAGATGGAGCTGAAGAGTATGGTCATACCCACGACGCCGGGCATGATGAACTGCATGTAGTCGACGGAGGTCGAGCTCTCGACGATCTTCGTAAACCCCGCCCCGACTATGAAGAGCCAGATGAGCGGTCTTGCGAGGGTCGTCACCAGGCGGCCCCGCTGCCGGAAAAAACGCTTGAACTCGCGCAGCACTATGACGTATACGGCCCTGTAGGATATCACTTCTCGCGGCTTGCTCCCGTCACCGCCGGCCCGCGGGCTCGCCGGCATCGGAGTCGCGCATCTCGCGGCCCGTGTGGTGGAGGAAGACGTCGTCGAGCGTGGGACGCTTGAGGTTGACCGTCAGTATCTCGGTCGAAAGCGTTTCGAAGAGCCTGGGGATGAAGCGCTCGCCACCCTTTACTATGAGGACGAGCCCCGATCCCACGGAGGTCACCACGAGACCGAAGCGCTCCCTGATCTCCCTGGCCGCCCTGGCGTTGTCGCTTGTGCGAAGGAATATGCGATCACCCTTTATCGAGGCCTTCAGCCTTTCGGGCGTGTCGCAGGCGATTATGCGGCCGCCGTCGATTATGGCGATGCGGTCGCAGACCTCGGCCTCGTCCATGTAGTGGGTCGTCATGAAGACCGTGTTGCCCTCGTCCTTCTTCATGGCCCTTATGAACTCCCACACGCTGCTCCGGGTCTGGGGATCGAGCCCCAGGGTCGGTTCGTCGAGGAAGAGGACCCGGGGACGGTGCAAAAGCCCCCGCGCTATCTCGAGCCGGCGCTTCATGCCGCCCGAGAAGGTCTTGACGAAGTCGTCGCGCCTGCCCGAAAGCCCCACCACCTCCAGTATCTCGTCTATCCTCTCCTCCGCCGTCGCGCGCTCCATGCCGTACATGTAGCAGTGGAACATGAGGTTCTCCCGGGCCGTCAGCTCGTTGTCGAGCGTCACCTCCTGGAAGACGAGGCCGATGGAGGAGCGCACGAGCCGCGACTGCCTCATGCAATCGTAGCCGTTGACGAGGGCCGTCCCCGAGTCCGCGGAGAGCAGCGTGCAGAGTATGCTTATGGTCGTCGTCTTGCCGGCGCCGTTTGGTCCGAGAAAACCGAAGGTCTCGCCCTCGCAGACCTCGAAGCTCACGCCCCGCACGGCCTCGACACCGTTATAGCTCTTCCTGAGCTCCCTTGCCTCTATGACCGCCATGCCCTCTCCACGACGCCGGCCTCCCGGTGTGGACTTCCTTCGCAGGGGCCCCTCTCCCCCCTTGCCGCGCTCCCGGCCGGAGAGGTCCGCCCGCGCAAGGCGGGGGTATACGCCTTGGGCGAACGGACCTCTCCGGCCGGGAGCGGCGAAGGCACCGACGCTTGACGGCTCCGACCCCCGTCGCGGCCCCTCGGTCCCCTCCGGGCAGAGCCCTCCGATCAACAGCAATCCCCGCTTCCGCGCTTGAGGGTGAAGGCGAAGGTCGAGCCCTCGCCCGGCGCGCTCTCCACCGATACGGTGCCGTCGTGGGCCTGGATGATGTGTTTTACGATGGCCAGGCCCAGCCCCGTCCCGCCCATGGCGCGGCTCCTCGCCTTGTCGACCCTGTAGAACCTCTCGAAGATCCTCGGAATGTCGCCGGCCGGAATGCCGATGCCCGTGTCCCGCACCTCGACCCTTACGCAAGCGCCGTCGTCGCGGGCCGAGACCTCGACGCTCCCGCCGTTGGGCGTGTACTTTATGGCGTTGTCGAGGAGGTTGACGAGCACCTGCTCTATCCTGTCGCGGTCGCAGCAGACGGTCGGAAGCCCCGGCGGGACGCTTACGGCGAGCCCTATCCCCTTGTCGGCCGCCTGTTTTGCAAAGCCGGCGGCGCTGGCCGTTATGACCTCGCCCATGTCGACGGGGCGCGAGTCCATGACGAGCGGCTGGGACTCGAGCCGCGAGAGGGTGAGGAGGTCCTCGATGAGCCGGGTCATGCGCGTTGCATGCCTGTCTATTATGCGCAGGAACTCGGAAAGGGTGCGCCTGTCCTCGACGGCGCCGTCAAGGAGCGTTTCGGAGTAGCCCTTGATGCTGGCAAGGGGCGTTCTGAGCTCGTGCGAGACGTTTGCCACGAAGTCTTTTTTTATGGCCTCGACCCGTTTCTCCTCGGTCACGTCCTGCAAAAAGAGCACAAGCCGCGCGCCGTCGTCGCCTCTCAGCGGAACGAACCTGACCTTGTAGAACCTGCCGCCCTCGCAGAAGTCGATCTTGCCCTCGGGGATGGCGCCGCTGTCGATGAAGCGGTCCACGGCCCCGGAGACGGCGCCGTCGCCGATTATGGCGTCGAGGAGCTTCCCGCGGGGCTCTCCCGCGACGCGGAAGGATTCGATGAAGAAGGGGTTGGCGTGGACCACGCGGCGCGAGCTGTCGATTACGACCACGCCGGTGTGCATCTCCCTCACTATGGCGTCGAGAAGCGCCGCGTCGGTCATTGCGGCTCCTCGCTGAAGACGTATCCCTCGCCCCTGAGGGTCTCGATGCGGCTTCCGGCCTCCTTGAGCTTGGCGCGAAGCCTCCTTATGTGGGTATCGACGGTGCGGGGCGTGACGAAACGGTCCTCGCCCCAGACCCGGTCGAGCAGCCTCTCGCGGCTGAAGACGATGCCCGGCGAGCCCATGAGTGTGACGAGCAGCTTGAACTCCATGGCCGTGAGCCTCACCGTCTCGTCGCCGATCTTCACCTTGCGCCTTCCCCTGTCTACGGTGATCCCGCCCGAAGAGAGGGGCCGCTGCTGCCGGGCGGCTCCCTCTCCGGTGCGCTTGAGCACGGCCTTCACCCTCAGTATGAGCTCGCGGGGACTGAAGGGCTTGGTGATGTAATCG
This genomic interval from Deltaproteobacteria bacterium contains the following:
- a CDS encoding ATP-binding cassette domain-containing protein: MAVIEARELRKSYNGVEAVRGVSFEVCEGETFGFLGPNGAGKTTTISILCTLLSADSGTALVNGYDCMRQSRLVRSSIGLVFQEVTLDNELTARENLMFHCYMYGMERATAEERIDEILEVVGLSGRRDDFVKTFSGGMKRRLEIARGLLHRPRVLFLDEPTLGLDPQTRSSVWEFIRAMKKDEGNTVFMTTHYMDEAEVCDRIAIIDGGRIIACDTPERLKASIKGDRIFLRTSDNARAAREIRERFGLVVTSVGSGLVLIVKGGERFIPRLFETLSTEILTVNLKRPTLDDVFLHHTGREMRDSDAGEPAGRR
- a CDS encoding PAS domain-containing sensor histidine kinase, translated to MTDAALLDAIVREMHTGVVVIDSSRRVVHANPFFIESFRVAGEPRGKLLDAIIGDGAVSGAVDRFIDSGAIPEGKIDFCEGGRFYKVRFVPLRGDDGARLVLFLQDVTEEKRVEAIKKDFVANVSHELRTPLASIKGYSETLLDGAVEDRRTLSEFLRIIDRHATRMTRLIEDLLTLSRLESQPLVMDSRPVDMGEVITASAAGFAKQAADKGIGLAVSVPPGLPTVCCDRDRIEQVLVNLLDNAIKYTPNGGSVEVSARDDGACVRVEVRDTGIGIPAGDIPRIFERFYRVDKARSRAMGGTGLGLAIVKHIIQAHDGTVSVESAPGEGSTFAFTLKRGSGDCC
- a CDS encoding response regulator, which codes for MLAVDDEEDILNLLDYNLRRAGFEVLLASDGPEAIETARRRMPDLIVLDIMLPNMEGTEVLRTLRSEERTRAIPVVMLTAKGEEVDRIVGLELGADDYITKPFSPRELILRVKAVLKRTGEGAARQQRPLSSGGITVDRGRRKVKIGDETVRLTAMEFKLLVTLMGSPGIVFSRERLLDRVWGEDRFVTPRTVDTHIRRLRAKLKEAGSRIETLRGEGYVFSEEPQ